In Aquila chrysaetos chrysaetos chromosome 24, bAquChr1.4, whole genome shotgun sequence, the genomic stretch AGCAAGCCTTAGATCCGTGTAGTCATGGCTACTTTGTGGgactgagattaaaaaaaaaaccacctgtaTTTGCCTTCTGTGCTGAATAATCTGTGTATTTCAGGTGATGCTACATCATCCTTAGAAGATCTAGAGAAAGAGTCTCTGATAGTGGAGAAAGCACACAAGGAGCAGAGAAGTCATAAAACTCTAAGAGAAGAGCAGGACCCCTGCAATCTGTTTCAGGCCTGTGGCAAGCTTATAATTTTTCTGAACTGGGTTTTTCTCATAAatttttcaacagaagaaaTCCTCAGTATTGGCTGTCATGGAGATACTGTGCTTGGAACTCAGCTTGCAGGCAGAGAAGCTGAAGTTGTATTGAGGTTTTGTTGTACCATGTTAAAATATTACCCTTAAGTCTGGGGGAAGTGCAGTAGCAATTCACTGTatattcagtgattttttttttttttttttttttttttttaatcacacacTCTGCaggctgggaaaaggaagaaagctctttctgatgatgatgaagatgagGAAAGAAGATCAACACTGATTTCAAATGAAGCTACATTAGTGAAAACCTggttaagaaaagaaaggtcaTCAGAAGAACAGAGGTACTGTATCTGTCAAGGCTGAAACCTTCAGTTCTATCTCCTGATTCTCTTTCTGACATGTCAAACCTTGCCTTGCTTGTTTTATGCCCGTGGTTGCGGTCCTCTTGTGGAAAGAGGAGACAGACCTGAATTATGTTagtctgggatttttttgtcttgtataGCTTAAAAGaacccaaacaaacaataaccccccccccccccccaaaaaaaaaaaccccaaccaaacaaacaaaaaaacccaccccaaaccaaaaaactcctTTTATAAAAGTTTGACAATACTTGTCACGTTCATCAAACATTGCCTGCCAAGTTTTCTTAGGCAATCTAGTTCTTTGGAGTCAGTTGAAGGGGTGTTGAAAtctggatggggggggggggggggggggaattgtcTTCAGAAGGCTTTGGGCTAGACAGAAAGCATCTGAAGTAACAGTTAAAACACTTTGCATTATGCTGTCTGTAGGTAGCGAATACACCCAAAGAAATTTAATGTTCTAGTCAACATTCTTGAAGGACAGTGCATACCATATGCTTCATAATTTCAGTTTAACCCAACTATAATGTTGTATTTTCAGATTCAGCACAGACTCTGAGGGAAAACTGGAAATCACACATATAGATGAAAAAGCACATACTGAAATGCCTTTGTCAGAAGGTAAGAAATACCTTTTCCCAGTAGGGTTTTTGTAGTTATTTAACATACAGTCTGCATAATGGCTCTTCCTGGAGTTTGTCCATAGAGGATAATAGCCTACTACTTGTACCAGGCAGTAAAGCCACTTATTGGGCTAAAATAATAGAGATCTTAATGAAAATCCCGCATTCAAGCTCTTCTGATCAGCTACATTGGACGCTGTTGTATTTGCTTGTTTGCTACTTTACTGAGTTCCTCATCTTTATTtgataaatctgattttttttcattttttgtacaatgatattaaaaatagtCCCAATCTTTACTGTGTATTTAATGCTACTGTCTTCTGAATGCAATTTACAGCTGAGGATTACTGGATTTGAATCTTAAGTTACCTGTTAGCAATCtcttctataaaatatttttttctgaaatgctgattttttttttaaaaaaaaaatttcttttaaatgttccAGTTAAAGAAGTGGAAGTGCCTGTCCCTTATGAGATCTATCAGGTGGATGGTAGTCAGTGTTTGAAGCATATGGACCATATTTCTCATGAAGCTTTTTATGAAGAActaaattttaaagcattttccgAAGGATTAGCTTCCACTGAATCATCGTCCAAGTCAAACAAAATCTCTCTGAGATGTGAAAGTGCCAAATCAGACTCTTCACTCCcagaatttcagaaagtgtCTGCATTTTGGATTGACATCTTGGAAAGCTCCATTTCAGACTCTGAATTAGAGCTGAAAAATGGAGAGGACACAGATGTCAATATCCCAGAAGAGTTTGTCTATGACAATGGTGATGCATTTCCTAATGTTTCAAAAGAGATGCTAATAGCAATAAGTAATGGAAAGGAAACATTACCTAGTGACAAACACTATGAACATGAAGTGCCCAAAGATGACAGCACTGAGACTTCATCACACTCCCAGAAATACCCTGGAGATGTTTCAGATCATGGCTGCACTGAtaatttgcttgctttcattcCATCAGACAAAGCAAATGCATTCAAAACAAAGTCGGCAGATTCCTCCCAATCTGATAACCCTGCCAAGGGAACGGATAAGCCACATCTGGATGCCTCAGAAAACCACAGtagaaacaaaacctgttttcagGAGATCACAAAACAGGGTAAAGATGCAGTTGCCAGTTCTTCATGCAGTAATGATATTTACTCACCCAAGATCTATGAACAGCAGAAACCTAGTTCTACAACTAGCAGAGTGAAAAAGGATGGTGGAATTAACAGTTTATTTGTGGATCAAAATAGAGACCTAATGGGGTTTCCGCTGACAGGTTCTTTGAAATATCTAGATTTGGCTACTGACCAGCTTGGGAACACTGTCTCCTTTCCACCTGACAAAGATACTACAAATAACAAACTATTAGCATGCCTAACTTCAAGAAACTTCTCAGTTTCAGGAGGCAAAAAGAATCATGCACAGCTTCTGAACAAGAGACTCGCATCCAACAAATTCAGTGAGATTGTATCTCTGTCCACATCCATGCCAGGAATTTCTGAGGAAGTCCATACAGAAACCAATTCATTTGAGCCTTTGCAAAGGGTGGCCACAGGAAATCAAAATAACTCAACAACTGAAAGGCAAGCCATAAAGGAAGCAAGGAGgggactgttttcttctgtctcctcaAAAAAGCAATTGTTTCAATCTGAGAACTGCTCTTCCAAAGGTGAAGATGATACAATTTTTATTAGTGATGAGGGTCTCCCTCCAACTGATGAGGATACCTTGTCAGAAATACTGTCTCCTGTTGATGAAGTATTGTCCTATGGAAGTGCTGACTTGCCATCCTCTAATAAAAAGGATTTGTCATTTCCAAGTGAAgatcttcctcctccccctttaGGTGCAGATGCAATGAAAAATGATGATTCTACCTTCAGTATGGATGATTTCCCATCTCCACCAGAACAAATGACAGTCTCAGAGACTAGACAGTGTATGGATGAAGATGTATCACTGAAAATGGATGCATTACCCCCATTACCTGATAACTCTGTGCCTGAAGAATTTCCCCTGCTCAATCAAGAGACAACTGATGCTGTTTCAACTCAGGATGGTAGTCTCTCAGAACAACCTTTAGTTAAAGATATTTCCAGTGCAAAGGAGGGCTTATTAGAATACCAACAAGGAGAACATGAGACACCTTTGCAGCATTTGGAATTTCTGCCTGTGTCAAATCCTATTTCTTCTGGTCAGGCCAGTAAAAGTCCTGACTTCACGATGAAACAATGCAAACCATACTTAACACTGCCCAAAGCTGAGGAGGACAGTGATGACCCATTATTATCATTTGAAATTGGGGACAGAGTGTTAGTAAAACAGACCCAACCTGGAACCCTAATGTTCAAAGGACGGACTTATTTTGATAGTGGCCATTGGGCTGGTGTTGCACTTGACAAAGCTGAAGGTGATAATGCTGGAACTTACAAAGGGGTGAAGTATTTTGAGTGTGCTCAGCAGTGTGGTATCTTTGTCAGACCTGATGAGATTTCACACCTGTTGGGGACTAATGAAAATGGTTCCAATTACACTGGGGATGAAGACTCTGACTCCTATGATGATGAATCCTTCAAAGGAGACTGCAAATACTCTGatgagcagggaggagggcttacaaagcagaaatcagaagacaaaaacaGTGCAGGTGgatcagaaatgaaagaaaaccagtCTAGGTTACACATGGCCTTGCTGTCTGGAAAAGGGCAAAAGCTTCCACATTCTGACTGGTGTAAGTGTAATGAATTCCTCTGTCAAAATAACTTAACATGCTTGGGATCAGATAAAGAAAAACCAGGACtgacacaaataaaacaaaggatgCTTGCAGATGTGCTTCCAATGAAAAGTCAGACTGGTAACACAGATGAGGTAAAcacaagcagaaatatttgttgCGTGGTAGAggatcagaaaagaaataaacttgcTGATGATATTGCAAGTGAACTCAGTAAAAAACTTCTGTTTGACActttaattgcattttctgaaacagctcAACACAAATATAAAAGTGCCTTTGAAAAAGATGTGATGAATAATGGCAAAGGCCTAAGACAAGAAGACAATCAGAAAGAGTTTCTACtcaaagaaaattcagctgctATCTTATCTGAACAATCAGCAAAGGTTTCTGatgttttactgtgtgattttGATATGCTTAGCATTCATGGTTGTCACACAGTAGCAGAAAGAATTGTAACTAAATTTGTAGATGATGCAGTTAAAGAAtataagaagataaaaagaaaacatggatcAAAAGCAGACAAGATATTTCATTCATCTTTGGAGACTTCTCCAACCACTTTGCCAGTAAGTACAGTGAGAAAGTTTTTGTCTGAAGTGTTGGACCTAAAACTGGGTCTACACAGGCAAGCATTTGTGTTGTCCAGTTGTTTTTCATCACCCATAAAAATTATATCATGTCAACATTTGGAACGAGATTGCTCACTTAATCTGACCCATTCCTCATTTAAGGAATTATCCTGTAGCCAGTGGACAGCATGTGTATGGGGGGACAAGGATGAGCAGAACATGGGGATAATGACTACAGCTAGtccaaacaaagcaaatggaACTTTTTTTGTTGGAATTTGTCAGTTAGTCAAAACTGATAAATCTGCAcaaacttcaattttttttattaatttcagggCAAACCTGGACACCTGTCAGCTCATCTGCCTGATTCCTTTGCAGCTCCTGGCTGTGAGACCTTCAGCTTTCTAATTCTGTCTtagctctgcaggcagcttcTAGTAAAGTCAAGACTCAGAGCTGCCGGACtctcacttttctttcagcCCCCTGGGAGACTGGAACCCCAAATGAAATGGGAGCTTTTGGTGCCTGCTGCTTCCAATCCCACAGTGTCTAgtttttacttctgaaatagTCCATCAGGAAGTACTACcacagaaagttttaaaaaagaaaagttttgctttggGGGCTTGGGGACAGCAGTCCCAACttagaacaaaaatgtttcaaaatgtcaaaaatttTCATAGAACTCCAAATTCAGAATTCTTTCTAACTCTGAATTCTGCCAAATAtagttaatgatttttttatgagATATCAGTAAGTCTTTCTTTGAGCCCATGAGCAAGAAGATGGTTTTAAGTGTAACCCTACTCAGCTGCTAATAATCTCAATATTACCTGCTAATACCtcaaaaaaatgtggaaaaatatgtAGTATGTCacctggcttttctttttctctctactGAAGTTCCTTATAGAAATCCTTGATGCTGGTGTTTTTGGAAGCTCTGAAGACTTTGATCAGCCTAATTCTGACCAGCATATGCTGGTGGGACAAACACAAAAGCAATACTTGTACAAATCAGATCAGTGGCACTCAGCTCCTTGGAAGAAAAGTGTGGAAGTTTCTCTTGTGATACCACATAACAGTTCATACGTTAAGAAACTGTCTGCATATGCTGTAGAAGAATTATGGACCCCAGAAAACATGTATTCAAATTTCAGGAGAATCAATGTGCCAAAGCACTTCGAATGTAACAATCTCCCAGGGAACGAtttggaaacagaaagcaagaggaTGTATAATCAGGTATTTGTAAAGTGCTAACTGTTATTACACTTTTCTAGTGTTCTGTAGGCTGACTCATATTAGCTAGTACTTAATATTATTCTAACTGCTAACATTAAATATAGCGAAAGGAACACCGAAAGAGGTATTGCAAAATACCGCTTCTGGTAATCTATTGCAAAATAATTCTACTAGAATAGATGTCCTTGCTGTGATACAAGCCTTTTCCTAGAGCTCTTCAATCATAAGACCCTGGACACCTAGCCCGGTGTCTGTTTTGCGTCTGTTCAGAAAAAGCCAAGCTTCTTGGAAAGCTGCAGTCTAGAGAATCCAAGTCTCCTGCCTTGGATGTCCTGCTGAGTTTGGAGAGATCGTCATGTTCCTCAGCATCCCGAAACTATTGAGTTTTGTGGACCTCTCTACACCAGGAGATTAAAGGATCCCACAGGGCCTTTTGTATAAGACTTCTGTACTTAGTGTTCACGCACTACTGTCCAGTATCTTCTGCTGTACAGGTTTACATGCTCTCTAGGCAATGGTCATCATGATATCAGCTATAGGAACATCAGGTATGCAGGTGTTCCTGCACTGAGATGCAAATCTCTACTGTCACCAGCCTAACATCCTTCAGAAGTGCTAAGAAAACTTTTGAAAGAGTATCAGTGAGAGATTCTGTTTGTGTTGGTACTGTGGTTTTCTTGTTACAGGTTATATTTGATTTGACCCGTGAGTTGCTACGTGCAGAATATCAAGTGACTGCAAATCCAAATACATTTCCatggatgaaagaaaatttgGGATCTTGCTGTTCCAGGCGTCTTTGCAGGAGAACAGATGTCAGTGAGGTCAAGGTACATTCTGGAAATGGAAAGTGTACAATAACAAGAGTCAGTGAAGAGAGCAGATATTGCAATggcaaaaagacaaaaatgtgaaatttggAAGGATTATGGCAGTGTAACTGAGGTgattagagaagaaaatagcaTTGCTCTGAAATGCTTGAATAAACATAGACTGAGCTGATTAGTCTAAATATTCCAAGCGTATGGAGTTCTGTAGAGGAATGGGAATTGGGCTTCTAAATCTCCCTGGTCATGACTATCTTGGGTGTAACCTCTAAAGTAATCTTACgtttaaaatgtgttgtaaATATTTGTTGGCCAGTATGGATCAACTGCTTCTAGATCAGTTCCCTAAAATTTGGAATGTTTCTGGATGTAAAGCTGGATCTTCATACTAGCACCTGTCACTCATTTGCAACCTTCACAGTGACAGAGTTCCTATGAGAAGAATTCTTTTTGGCCTTTCTTATTTTGTAGACGTTTGTTCAGggtgaaattattaaaataatgaaccTGGAAAAGAATGActtagaaatgaaaaggaaattcctTAATATGACCAAGTATGGAAACTGTAAGAGAGACAGAGTGGACCTTATGCTGGTAAGCAGACTTCCAAATGGACATTTGTTTACTTTCTCTAGGTTTAAACTAGAAATTCTCATGCTTTTGTGAGAATCATGTTTacttaaaataacttcagaacTTCAAGTTATTGCCTTCCTTTTCAGTATACTTGCAATAATAATCCAGTATTTCCAGTTCTTGCAAGtggtttaaataaattaaattagcaATGCATATATAAAGTAGCTGGATTAGGTACAGTGTCTTAGTACCTTTCAGAACTGACCATGCTCTTATTCTTGAAGTAAACATGCATATATCCATGTTATTTCAGATTCAGGAGCTCCGCAAAGAAGAATCTTGGTGGACTTACTATGATGATGATGAATTAACTGTGAAGATGAAAATGACTGAAGACATATTTGATAGCTTGATCCTTGATACAATCAGAGTTCTTAATATGATTTATCTGAGAAAAGCCTGTGATTAAAAGTTTTCCCTAAAAGGCCCTAATGGAGGAATTTTaagctctgatttttttaggcaagaaatgcatcatttaagaattttaattctgaacTTGTACCCAATAACACTGTGGCCTTGGCCTAATTTGTATGTTCATGTTTACAATGAAAGGATGTAAGCAGAGACTTAATCAGATAGAGAAATATAACACAAAATATTCTCCTTGTGTTTTGTGCTTTGGGAATGCTCAGTAAGATCAATGGTCGTTTTAGACTGATGTCACACAGAATGTAAAGGGTGGAAATTTTATTCTtgtctgttgggttttttttggtcaagATAGCACTTTATTCACTTATGCATTTTTAAGAGCacaacatgttttaaaattgtataCAAGTCAATACAAACAGGGTTCAAAACCATTCTatgtgtaaattattttattctctgttaTCATGTTCAGGTTGTGAATGATAAGTGaatcattttgaaaataacattcaGAAAATCGTAGGTGACTCTCTTAAGAATGTAAATGTGCAGACAGAATTAAATCTAGAAATTGAATTGTGGACCTCTGTAGTTTGGAATAAACTCCCCTGTCTGGAACAAGTCTAAAACCTTTCCTGATGGGTACAGCAAAGTTAAAGGTGActgtgtgcctttttttttaaaaatttttttaatatgctgtgCAACTGCTTAAAAGTAGCCTGGAGATGGCTTCAGAGATGTGGCATATGGAATGATTGTGCCCTAGCAGGAGCTAG encodes the following:
- the CCDC187 gene encoding coiled-coil domain-containing protein 187, whose translation is MRLPKDTAKGKVEVLQQYLRIHSPSPGPRGITPSAFSGEKIQSSLMKDGAKPSTSGNCSRGKSTSSQRQKGSSSSAQKGSEKENLKHPSKRRVNIKKHHSYSPEIVQEFMYRKNQERKKKSLEEKKSLVQATEMRNKRLQEVYRKQKEAVGRKTCSDQMRKFMGETASAKGSPQCKLKQEQTSGGILERSFMAWVDKTSCTLLSKDHGGRSASLHRGPERLQNLGAPGSAFEHGRTPMLWLSRNQLLETVQSPKKREALASPAPLESECWFLSPLKCQDLRDCSPPALHTPPLSFSLPQKDAKPYSKDLTSGLSPYRIKHERVKAIRSLSKELAEKIEMATKRLNAASWIKESADKTLTETTLDIYNESSSVPEPETSKDEQDRTMTIQMLLDTPDPDVLCVSSDRESQGLGRISLVDSTEGATALDRQKEIPAPLPGRSAASKELPWIFRSAGQRHLNAGEDLSNTLQGFPVNKGSEVDTSLLHEKPITSPASPSHRFLTRSPQRELTAWRNHYPCKTILKVQNQEEIANQCPRESLRTPNSLILQPSDALSPGAETHDTFERDFASAGEGDPSCTELEDKHRSHLNNLRQTSLLLAHRLKVHQLQQKQQLTVLREKAKLEVEESQRFLTDLLQHNLEECSSSKGSYPSVPRLDHTEQMWRGYQSEGDNAAGSNQGMHSLKQSALKMERDHSPVDPKIVGERKPLGGRGSYCTVLQEGSLPAEHGELLHDHETSNLLPPPVNLLHGEICAGDDSGESSEQASSDSQWSEVGRHYGGSSTFCRFSLAMVEQCLRGEELRARHQAALLKLRKKALQEKAKAELAWLGHQKRCLENLRDCKGASAMATKQRKILTELKQEQAEIQHLQNIYRAAHQERKLLLKQQREILMMRHSTAQIQEKLHNMAGKQEVIKSQSVDVSLTRSPATEEAIKLKTVRLISSPKLYSSSAESTAHPERLDLSGNRESCVQLKNKQSKKYEGFSTENKKTPVQYQKQAEESPSSEQSLAVQGPDASEMVAEKMCGASSQTTGWVFMIKDCRNTEFNAQDHVLLPLEHANSARMDEPIPTPITREGRKCAFLESVLEGKALISNPKIDPKDNEDINPCDSKFTVKGLEMLSTLCNLCLVQAENTLQGTGDATSSLEDLEKESLIVEKAHKEQRSHKTLREEQDPCNLFQAGKRKKALSDDDEDEERRSTLISNEATLVKTWLRKERSSEEQRFSTDSEGKLEITHIDEKAHTEMPLSEVKEVEVPVPYEIYQVDGSQCLKHMDHISHEAFYEELNFKAFSEGLASTESSSKSNKISLRCESAKSDSSLPEFQKVSAFWIDILESSISDSELELKNGEDTDVNIPEEFVYDNGDAFPNVSKEMLIAISNGKETLPSDKHYEHEVPKDDSTETSSHSQKYPGDVSDHGCTDNLLAFIPSDKANAFKTKSADSSQSDNPAKGTDKPHLDASENHSRNKTCFQEITKQGKDAVASSSCSNDIYSPKIYEQQKPSSTTSRVKKDGGINSLFVDQNRDLMGFPLTGSLKYLDLATDQLGNTVSFPPDKDTTNNKLLACLTSRNFSVSGGKKNHAQLLNKRLASNKFSEIVSLSTSMPGISEEVHTETNSFEPLQRVATGNQNNSTTERQAIKEARRGLFSSVSSKKQLFQSENCSSKGEDDTIFISDEGLPPTDEDTLSEILSPVDEVLSYGSADLPSSNKKDLSFPSEDLPPPPLGADAMKNDDSTFSMDDFPSPPEQMTVSETRQCMDEDVSLKMDALPPLPDNSVPEEFPLLNQETTDAVSTQDGSLSEQPLVKDISSAKEGLLEYQQGEHETPLQHLEFLPVSNPISSGQASKSPDFTMKQCKPYLTLPKAEEDSDDPLLSFEIGDRVLVKQTQPGTLMFKGRTYFDSGHWAGVALDKAEGDNAGTYKGVKYFECAQQCGIFVRPDEISHLLGTNENGSNYTGDEDSDSYDDESFKGDCKYSDEQGGGLTKQKSEDKNSAGGSEMKENQSRLHMALLSGKGQKLPHSDWCKCNEFLCQNNLTCLGSDKEKPGLTQIKQRMLADVLPMKSQTGNTDEVNTSRNICCVVEDQKRNKLADDIASELSKKLLFDTLIAFSETAQHKYKSAFEKDVMNNGKGLRQEDNQKEFLLKENSAAILSEQSAKVSDVLLCDFDMLSIHGCHTVAERIVTKFVDDAVKEYKKIKRKHGSKADKIFHSSLETSPTTLPFLIEILDAGVFGSSEDFDQPNSDQHMLVGQTQKQYLYKSDQWHSAPWKKSVEVSLVIPHNSSYVKKLSAYAVEELWTPENMYSNFRRINVPKHFECNNLPGNDLETESKRMYNQVIFDLTRELLRAEYQVTANPNTFPWMKENLGSCCSRRLCRRTDVSEVKTFVQGEIIKIMNLEKNDLEMKRKFLNMTKYGNCKRDRVDLMLIQELRKEESWWTYYDDDELTVKMKMTEDIFDSLILDTIRVLNMIYLRKACD